One Agelaius phoeniceus isolate bAgePho1 chromosome 6, bAgePho1.hap1, whole genome shotgun sequence DNA window includes the following coding sequences:
- the KCNK13 gene encoding potassium channel subfamily K member 13 isoform X2, translating into MGFHRRFLLRGHCRFYYRKTRVEELHILFPTSSKASAVARHVGGFGMTTPATVGGKIFLIFYGLIGCAGTILFFNLFLERLITVIAYVMKSCHERQLRRKGVLPHNGRRGSGSSEVDSLAGWKPSVYYVMLILCVASLIISCCASAMYTPIEGWSYFDSLYFCFVAFSTIGFGDLVSSQNVRYESQGLYRFGNFVFILMGVCCIYSLFNVISIVIKQSINWILKKLACKCCHRCQRRLFRSRRNVVMPGNVRSRRNISIETDGVNESDTDGRRLSGEMISMKDFLASNKVSLAIMQKQLSETANGYPRQISSNSKQNGFSGGVGALAIMNNRLAETSVDR; encoded by the exons AAAGACAAGAGTGGAAGAACTGCACATCCTCTTCCCCACAAGCTCCAAGGCCTCAGCTGTGGCAAGACATGTAGGAG GGTTTGGTATGACCACCCCAGCCACCGTTGGAGGCAAaatttttctgatattttacGGCCTTATAGGATGTGCAGGGACCATTTTGTTCTTTAACCTGTTCCTGGAGCGCTTGATCACTGTCATAGCTTACGTCATGAAGTCCTGCCACGAGAGACAGCTGAGGAGGAAAGGGGTTCTCCCTCACAACGGCcgccggggctcggggagctCCGAGGTGGACAGCCTGGCGGGCTGGAAGCCCTCTGTGTACTATGTAATGCTGATTCTATGTGTAGCATCCCTCAtcatttcctgctgtgcctctgcaaTGTACACACCGATCGAAGGGTGGAGTTACTTTGATTCACTTTACTTCTGCTTTGTGGCCTTCAGCACCATTGGTTTTGGTGATCTGGTCAGTAGCCAGAACGTCAGGTATGAGAGCCAAGGCCTTTACCGCTTTGGCAACTTTGTCTTCATACTCATGGGGGTGTGCTGCATCTACTCCTTATTTAATGTGATCTCTATTGTCATCAAGCAGTCCATAAACTGGATATTAAAGAAATTGGCCTGCAAGTGCTGCCACAGGTGCCAAAGAAGATTATTTCGTTCACGGAGGAACGTGGTGATGCCGGGAAATGTGCGCAGCCGGAGGAACATCTCCATTGAGACCGACGGTGTCAATGAGAGCGACACGGACGGACGCCGTCTGTCAGGGGAGATGATCTCCATGAAAGACTTCCTGGCCTCCAATAAAGTCTCACTGGCCATCATGCAGAAACAGCTGTCAGAAACTGCTAATGGGTATCCAAGGCAAATAAGCTCTAACTCAAAACAAAACGGATTCTCTGGTGGGGTAGGAGCCCTAGCAATTATGAATAACAGACTGGCAGAGACAAGTGTGGATAGGTAA